Proteins from a genomic interval of Parageobacillus toebii NBRC 107807:
- a CDS encoding conjugal transfer protein TrbL family protein, producing MAKFVRVLIVVFLLSLVIFPTSSLAKTGDFYEKNKMFFEEPENSDDENKSMSAYIEILKNYDQNSQTIECGKFQVTCHIYKFIFETGVSALEFIKEIMKKTIISPTDIIQNPLYERYQDGLFALSKTVLAIFIVFNMTKIMSLRMADADDGPIVMNEKLVSIFVICVFLFLYESIVHWILNFQEKLMTEIIDTIQTKDMVKNMISNILLSPGVFAFIAVLVIGIILVVLALQFFYRIALVAILYIIGPIAIVTKVNDTFNFFDFWLKQFISAFLTLALQLIATAIGLQRFFERPQYFGDTTNLFIGTAFFILAVTLPSLLGQWGLSTGSARSVMSGAKTIARVAIRR from the coding sequence TTGGCTAAATTTGTTCGAGTCCTAATCGTTGTATTTCTGTTGTCCTTGGTGATCTTTCCAACGTCAAGTTTGGCGAAAACAGGAGATTTTTATGAAAAAAACAAAATGTTCTTTGAAGAACCGGAAAACTCAGATGACGAGAATAAATCTATGAGCGCTTATATCGAGATTCTGAAAAACTACGATCAAAACAGTCAAACGATTGAGTGCGGAAAATTTCAGGTTACTTGCCATATCTATAAATTTATCTTTGAAACAGGAGTTTCGGCGTTGGAATTCATTAAAGAAATCATGAAAAAGACGATTATTTCCCCTACAGACATCATCCAGAATCCGTTGTATGAAAGATACCAGGACGGATTGTTCGCATTATCGAAAACGGTATTGGCGATCTTCATTGTATTTAACATGACAAAAATCATGAGCCTTCGCATGGCGGATGCGGATGACGGCCCGATTGTCATGAACGAAAAGCTCGTAAGCATCTTTGTGATCTGTGTGTTCCTGTTCTTGTATGAATCCATCGTTCATTGGATTTTGAACTTTCAAGAAAAACTTATGACCGAAATTATCGATACAATTCAAACTAAGGATATGGTAAAAAATATGATCTCTAATATTTTACTGTCTCCTGGGGTATTTGCTTTCATCGCTGTTTTAGTCATCGGAATCATTCTGGTGGTTCTAGCGCTACAGTTTTTCTATCGAATCGCTCTCGTTGCAATCTTGTACATTATCGGCCCGATCGCCATCGTTACGAAAGTCAATGATACTTTTAACTTCTTTGATTTCTGGCTCAAACAATTCATCAGCGCGTTTCTCACGCTGGCCTTACAATTGATCGCTACGGCCATTGGGCTGCAACGCTTTTTTGAGAGACCGCAGTATTTCGGTGACACAACGAATTTGTTTATCGGAACCGCCTTTTTCATTCTCGCTGTGACACTGCCATCCCTCTTGGGTCAATGGGGATTGAGCACCGGTTCAGCACGCTCTGTAATGTCAGGAGCAAAAACCATCGCCAGAGTAGCGATAAGACGCTAG
- a CDS encoding peptidoglycan DD-metalloendopeptidase family protein, with product MCTKGKVDEARIEEVLSNAGVFAGKKDVFMSAAEKYGIDPVLLIAIALHETGYGTSNAVKTKNNPGGIMDPNTGKLKVFDSLEDGIDFMAGNLYRVYISQGLVTIQQIGAKYAPIGANNDPSNLNANWVPVVTNIANELGGLSMNCEVMGTGEFAMPTGSMSITSNFGYRSDPFGGGTEFHKGTDFACSRGDAIYAADGGQIVVSVKSGYGGGYGHHVIIDHGDKFTLYGHMEHVDVDVGDTVQKGQKIGTCGTTGSSTGYHLHFEVQLGGIYGERVDPMTYFQPAKKEEDE from the coding sequence ATGTGTACGAAGGGAAAAGTGGATGAAGCAAGAATTGAAGAAGTGCTATCTAACGCCGGAGTTTTTGCTGGAAAAAAAGATGTGTTCATGAGTGCAGCTGAAAAATACGGTATTGATCCCGTGCTACTCATCGCCATTGCGTTGCATGAAACTGGATATGGAACATCCAATGCGGTCAAAACCAAAAACAATCCTGGTGGCATTATGGACCCGAACACTGGAAAGTTAAAAGTATTTGATAGCCTGGAAGACGGCATCGATTTTATGGCAGGAAACCTGTATCGGGTCTATATATCTCAAGGATTAGTAACGATTCAACAGATCGGGGCAAAGTACGCTCCAATTGGAGCGAATAATGACCCCTCGAACTTAAACGCGAATTGGGTGCCAGTAGTCACCAATATCGCAAATGAACTAGGCGGCCTCTCGATGAACTGCGAAGTTATGGGGACAGGAGAATTCGCGATGCCTACCGGTTCGATGAGCATCACGTCTAATTTTGGATATCGGAGTGATCCGTTCGGAGGCGGAACGGAATTCCACAAGGGAACAGACTTCGCTTGTTCGCGAGGTGATGCAATTTATGCAGCTGACGGGGGGCAAATTGTAGTGTCCGTGAAGTCCGGATATGGTGGCGGATACGGTCATCATGTCATTATCGATCACGGCGATAAATTCACCTTGTACGGCCACATGGAACATGTGGATGTAGACGTAGGAGACACGGTGCAGAAAGGACAGAAGATCGGTACTTGCGGAACAACCGGTTCCTCAACGGGATACCACTTGCATTTTGAGGTTCAGCTAGGCGGCATCTATGGTGAAAGAGTAGACCCAATGACGTACTTCCAGCCAGCAAAGAAGGAGGAAGATGAATGA
- a CDS encoding JAB domain-containing protein: protein MEKIYEIQRIKQIVQEVGERHKIRCPEDAAKVAAHFIGDDDREVFLVMCLNTKNEVVAVHRCHIGSLNSSIVHPREVFKAAILNNSASIIVAHQHPSGDVTPSREDVEMTKRLAEAGRILGIEVLDHLVINYKAEYTSLKERGFFS, encoded by the coding sequence ATGGAAAAAATCTACGAAATCCAACGCATCAAACAAATCGTTCAGGAGGTGGGTGAGCGACACAAAATCCGTTGTCCGGAGGATGCAGCAAAAGTGGCAGCACACTTCATCGGCGACGACGACAGAGAAGTGTTCTTAGTCATGTGCCTCAATACCAAAAACGAAGTCGTTGCCGTTCATCGCTGCCATATCGGTTCACTCAACTCATCCATCGTTCACCCAAGAGAAGTCTTTAAGGCAGCAATCCTCAATAACTCAGCCAGCATCATCGTCGCACATCAGCATCCAAGTGGTGACGTCACTCCATCGAGAGAGGATGTTGAAATGACGAAACGGCTAGCAGAAGCCGGAAGGATACTAGGGATTGAAGTTCTCGATCACCTAGTCATCAACTACAAAGCAGAATACACTTCCCTCAAAGAAAGAGGGTTCTTTTCCTGA
- a CDS encoding DUF3967 domain-containing protein, giving the protein MKEYSTKDIANIVGIATPTVRKYAQTLEKAGYTFIKNDQGFRIFTDKDIQIFERMKEMSNDTGMPVDRIASMLVNEQKNEVSDTIRIESEVATPLENELKIIDESDIDRIDRQYEALLKEIQELKQMVIAQQKYIDERLNKRDEMLLKSIRALQEQKRAMIEGTQKQEKVTLETAATTEDKTTEDKRTKKRGWLSRIFGK; this is encoded by the coding sequence ATGAAGGAATATTCTACAAAAGATATAGCTAATATCGTTGGTATAGCGACTCCAACTGTTCGCAAATATGCTCAAACACTCGAAAAGGCAGGTTATACATTCATAAAGAATGATCAAGGATTTCGCATCTTTACCGATAAGGATATTCAAATATTTGAACGTATGAAAGAAATGTCTAATGATACAGGGATGCCAGTAGATCGGATCGCATCAATGCTTGTAAATGAACAAAAAAATGAAGTATCTGATACGATTCGTATCGAATCGGAAGTCGCTACACCACTAGAAAATGAGTTGAAAATTATAGATGAAAGCGATATAGATCGGATTGATCGTCAATATGAAGCGTTATTGAAAGAAATCCAGGAACTCAAACAAATGGTAATAGCGCAACAGAAATATATAGATGAACGATTGAATAAACGAGATGAGATGCTTTTGAAATCGATTCGAGCGCTACAGGAACAAAAAAGAGCGATGATTGAAGGAACGCAAAAACAAGAGAAAGTCACGTTGGAGACAGCAGCGACAACGGAGGATAAAACAACAGAGGACAAGAGGACAAAAAAACGGGGATGGTTGTCACGAATTTTTGGAAAATAA
- a CDS encoding FtsK/SpoIIIE domain-containing protein, giving the protein MQKVLEFIRRQQARFALKKAFYSAGLFIPYKNGDKTYRIFPKIHSVKIDDDQTEYVFTLINGMDPKEVSKKEYVFMQHFGANIELDGDHKTFTLTVYRKTFPKELKYDYDTFFPVIDELDLPIVAGMDRHGQWHVYDAINEPGLLISGEPGAGKSSQVRSIITTLIQYKKPHELEIYLGDLKMSEFHLFYNIEHVKSVCIYPEDLRKMLTYLTEEMKRRGELLNKYRVTHVNKLPESEKVPYILICIDEFVMIMDDKDMKAMLIQLVALGRALGMVCVLSLQRPSHDILDTKIRSCLTVRMGFRVSDFSNAKIIGTPGAEKIAKETPGRFLLKRSDIIELQAPFLDEKHAEKILATYKSSDWKNRFTGDSRPSSEPLTDDILGGL; this is encoded by the coding sequence TTGCAAAAAGTCTTAGAATTTATTCGGCGCCAACAGGCAAGATTTGCTCTCAAAAAGGCATTTTATAGCGCCGGTCTGTTTATCCCGTACAAAAATGGTGATAAGACATATAGGATATTCCCGAAGATTCACAGCGTTAAAATTGACGACGACCAAACGGAATACGTGTTTACATTAATAAACGGCATGGACCCGAAAGAGGTTAGCAAAAAAGAATATGTATTTATGCAACATTTCGGCGCAAATATCGAGCTAGACGGCGATCACAAAACGTTTACTCTCACCGTTTACCGTAAGACGTTTCCGAAGGAACTGAAATATGATTACGACACTTTTTTTCCGGTAATCGATGAACTGGACTTGCCAATAGTAGCAGGAATGGACCGACATGGTCAATGGCACGTTTACGACGCAATTAATGAGCCAGGATTGCTTATATCCGGTGAACCAGGCGCAGGAAAAAGCTCACAAGTCCGCAGCATTATAACCACCTTAATTCAATACAAGAAGCCTCACGAACTCGAAATCTACCTCGGTGACCTCAAAATGAGCGAATTTCACCTCTTCTACAACATCGAACACGTTAAGAGTGTTTGTATTTACCCAGAGGATTTGCGAAAGATGCTCACATACTTAACCGAAGAAATGAAACGTAGAGGAGAATTATTAAATAAATACCGCGTGACACACGTTAACAAGTTACCAGAGTCTGAAAAGGTACCGTACATTCTCATTTGTATTGACGAGTTTGTCATGATTATGGACGACAAAGACATGAAAGCGATGTTGATTCAGCTCGTGGCGCTAGGACGTGCGCTGGGCATGGTTTGCGTATTGAGCTTGCAACGACCGAGCCACGACATTCTCGACACGAAGATTCGGAGTTGCTTAACGGTCCGCATGGGCTTCCGTGTCAGCGACTTTTCTAACGCTAAAATAATCGGAACACCTGGCGCCGAGAAAATCGCAAAGGAGACTCCAGGGCGTTTCCTTCTTAAACGAAGCGATATTATCGAGCTGCAAGCACCATTTCTTGACGAGAAACACGCCGAAAAGATTCTAGCGACTTATAAGTCTTCCGACTGGAAAAATCGTTTTACGGGCGATTCTAGGCCATCTAGCGAGCCGTTAACGGACGACATTTTGGGGGGACTGTAA
- a CDS encoding endonuclease domain-containing protein, with amino-acid sequence MIAMIEYVVFFGLIIVGIVFFVLDLRRPQTQTILVDQERLKCESPIERHLYDTLRILGYYVQTQVPCGKYRIDLALPVYKIAIECDGKAYHSTPEQKAHDRRKDAYLRKNGWKVLRFSGRMIYQDLPKVIAQIEKEIQN; translated from the coding sequence GTGATAGCTATGATTGAGTACGTTGTCTTTTTCGGGTTAATTATCGTTGGTATTGTCTTCTTTGTACTCGATTTGAGGAGACCACAAACACAAACCATTTTGGTCGATCAAGAGCGTTTAAAGTGCGAAAGTCCCATCGAACGCCACCTTTACGATACACTTCGAATACTAGGTTATTATGTACAAACGCAAGTACCTTGCGGCAAGTACCGCATTGACCTAGCATTACCAGTGTATAAAATCGCCATAGAGTGCGACGGCAAAGCATATCACTCCACGCCTGAGCAAAAAGCCCATGATCGGCGAAAAGACGCTTATTTGCGCAAAAATGGCTGGAAAGTGCTGCGGTTTAGTGGGCGCATGATTTATCAAGACTTGCCGAAAGTGATTGCGCAGATTGAAAAGGAAATACAGAACTAG
- a CDS encoding VirB4 family type IV secretion system protein yields MRLTLPFFRKKKEESLEESYYNANEHILNLLSPDSIEEKESYVRSGTNYTRTLVVVEYSSIIVQEYVQRLNDLSDNISVIQYITEYDSSEVRRHLSESIKQNSQKLYSKYVNDAGKAEAQAQIDSARMLLHQLSFKNEKMFMFQMLIHIVANDLKELDALTQQVKAIVGPFAKTLTPTTRMKDAFDSFLPIGKNKVYDLTYRPMNAEAVSYFFPFHENEIFDEKGIIKGRNMTTGNVVIVDDDLLLNRHEFVIGISGSGKSTYIFQDMMRKYMLGRRIIVIDPKGEFGEVFRTLGGEWVKISLKGGNIINPFDIQNQHEEGNPLIAKISTLLTMFRLMYPQMTDLQEDVLSKLLLELYAKFGIVEETDVNALAVTDFPIMEDFYHFLEEIKETNPEEYEHVRDFHTTLHAYAKGMFAKVFNGHTNVDVSNPLVAYDIFDLQNREKAQRVVYFNLLSHINYDILNGDRHPTQVYIDEAHIIADPKVPLAMEYVYFMMKVLRSFNCGVTPATQSIKDFLSAKNDKRNYGEAVISQAIQRLYLPMQEVEINFLEKELGHQFSEEERTTLTVVEGRKDEQAGKGIYFVGSKKIKLEVQLTDVEKQLWFERKKLSELVL; encoded by the coding sequence ATGAGACTTACACTTCCTTTTTTCCGAAAAAAGAAAGAAGAGAGTTTGGAGGAATCGTATTACAACGCTAATGAACATATTTTGAATTTGCTTTCTCCTGACAGTATCGAAGAAAAAGAGAGTTATGTCCGTTCGGGTACGAACTATACCCGAACGCTTGTGGTTGTAGAGTATTCGTCCATTATTGTGCAGGAATATGTTCAACGCCTAAATGATCTGAGTGATAACATTAGCGTCATTCAGTATATCACGGAGTACGATTCTTCAGAAGTGCGGAGACATCTATCGGAAAGCATTAAGCAAAACAGTCAAAAACTATATTCCAAATACGTCAATGATGCAGGAAAAGCTGAAGCACAAGCGCAGATCGACAGTGCTAGAATGTTGCTCCATCAGCTAAGTTTCAAGAACGAAAAAATGTTCATGTTTCAAATGCTGATTCACATTGTTGCAAACGACCTGAAAGAGCTGGATGCGCTGACTCAACAAGTGAAAGCCATCGTCGGGCCATTTGCCAAAACATTAACCCCAACAACCAGAATGAAAGATGCGTTTGATAGCTTCTTACCAATCGGCAAAAACAAAGTATATGACTTGACATATCGCCCGATGAATGCCGAGGCTGTTTCTTATTTCTTTCCATTCCACGAAAACGAGATTTTTGATGAAAAAGGCATTATTAAAGGTCGCAACATGACGACCGGCAACGTGGTAATCGTGGACGACGATTTGTTGTTAAACCGTCATGAATTTGTCATTGGAATTTCCGGTTCTGGGAAATCCACTTACATTTTTCAAGATATGATGCGGAAGTACATGTTAGGACGCAGAATCATTGTGATCGACCCGAAAGGAGAATTCGGGGAGGTATTTCGTACACTTGGCGGTGAGTGGGTGAAAATCAGCCTAAAAGGCGGGAACATCATCAATCCGTTTGATATTCAAAATCAACATGAAGAAGGAAATCCACTGATCGCTAAAATCAGCACCTTGTTGACGATGTTCCGCCTCATGTATCCGCAGATGACGGATTTACAAGAAGATGTCTTGTCAAAATTATTGCTTGAGCTATATGCCAAGTTCGGCATCGTGGAAGAAACAGACGTGAACGCATTAGCAGTAACGGACTTTCCGATCATGGAAGACTTCTATCATTTTCTTGAAGAAATCAAGGAAACAAACCCTGAAGAGTATGAGCACGTAAGGGACTTCCATACCACGTTGCACGCTTATGCGAAAGGCATGTTTGCCAAAGTGTTTAATGGGCATACCAACGTGGATGTGTCGAATCCACTTGTCGCTTATGATATTTTTGACCTCCAAAACCGGGAAAAAGCACAACGAGTAGTATACTTCAACCTATTATCTCATATCAACTATGACATCTTGAACGGTGACCGGCATCCAACGCAAGTGTATATTGACGAGGCGCATATCATCGCTGACCCAAAAGTGCCTCTGGCGATGGAATACGTGTATTTCATGATGAAAGTATTGCGGTCGTTTAATTGCGGTGTAACTCCTGCTACCCAGTCGATCAAAGACTTCCTTTCTGCAAAAAATGACAAACGAAACTATGGGGAAGCTGTCATTTCACAAGCTATTCAACGTTTGTATTTGCCGATGCAAGAAGTAGAAATCAACTTCTTGGAGAAAGAACTTGGACATCAATTTTCTGAAGAGGAACGAACGACACTAACGGTCGTTGAGGGGCGAAAAGACGAACAAGCAGGTAAGGGCATCTATTTTGTCGGCTCGAAAAAAATCAAATTGGAAGTGCAGCTAACGGATGTTGAAAAACAACTATGGTTTGAACGGAAGAAATTAAGCGAGTTGGTCTTATGA
- a CDS encoding ParM/StbA family protein: MKLVVANDIGNSETKMIVNDTLIKQPSVVKRLLSKPNVMETNVEKNIANLLDELIVHVTSNAIKRSGLYFIGKRANMTADKVENMNIKLGNKSKHDIPVLMTLSMLAARSVQLAYQENQELPPSISVDVSMTTAIPASEYSADQARYLEGRFTSNDHVVIVYVGETPVTVTLHFQTVKVTQEGIPALYALLESENEILKNYNEHYKKQAVPKDFANKRILHVDIGDGTTEYIYTVGMNPVTDVCSGEKRGVGHATEEATQLLKEEVGGFLNLNRQQFMDIFRDPSHNLHDLAVRFMQEARYSQAQRILEDIQEKYSDIAGNVDVIAVYGGGSIQFKEELYEELLDFANTVHCEVLWIPEKYAVDMNVNGLHVINEKILFKQHA, translated from the coding sequence ATGAAATTAGTGGTGGCTAATGATATTGGGAATTCGGAAACAAAAATGATCGTGAACGATACGCTCATAAAACAACCATCGGTGGTCAAACGTCTGTTATCCAAGCCAAATGTGATGGAAACAAATGTGGAAAAAAACATTGCTAATTTGTTGGATGAATTGATTGTTCATGTAACAAGTAACGCTATTAAACGAAGTGGCCTATACTTCATCGGAAAACGCGCCAATATGACGGCCGATAAAGTAGAAAATATGAATATCAAATTAGGGAATAAATCAAAACACGATATTCCAGTCCTAATGACGCTATCGATGCTTGCTGCTCGATCAGTTCAATTAGCATATCAAGAAAATCAAGAGCTTCCTCCATCAATTTCAGTAGATGTCTCAATGACAACAGCAATCCCTGCGTCAGAATATAGTGCCGATCAAGCCAGATACCTTGAAGGACGTTTCACTAGCAACGATCATGTGGTGATTGTATATGTCGGAGAAACTCCTGTGACCGTCACACTCCATTTTCAGACTGTGAAAGTCACTCAAGAAGGCATTCCAGCTCTATATGCCTTATTGGAAAGTGAAAATGAAATTCTGAAGAATTATAACGAGCACTATAAAAAACAAGCTGTGCCAAAAGATTTCGCTAACAAACGAATTCTCCACGTGGATATTGGCGATGGAACAACGGAATATATCTATACTGTTGGAATGAATCCTGTAACAGATGTTTGTTCAGGGGAAAAACGAGGAGTGGGTCATGCAACGGAAGAAGCTACTCAATTGCTGAAAGAGGAAGTTGGCGGCTTTTTGAACCTAAATCGCCAGCAGTTTATGGACATTTTTAGAGATCCATCCCATAATCTTCACGATTTAGCCGTTCGCTTCATGCAAGAAGCACGGTATTCGCAGGCTCAACGTATTCTAGAAGACATTCAAGAAAAATACAGCGACATCGCCGGAAACGTAGATGTAATTGCCGTGTATGGTGGAGGCAGCATTCAGTTCAAAGAAGAGCTATATGAGGAGCTATTGGACTTTGCAAATACCGTACACTGTGAAGTCCTTTGGATTCCAGAAAAATATGCCGTGGACATGAACGTAAACGGGTTGCATGTCATTAACGAAAAAATTCTATTTAAGCAACACGCTTGA
- a CDS encoding helix-turn-helix domain-containing protein yields MFNWLGLGKKRSKFGKWLDREGISQLELERRSRLSRGTISRLCNDDSYRPKHSTIAKIKKALKQLGKNVPDDFFNV; encoded by the coding sequence ATGTTCAATTGGCTAGGGCTTGGAAAGAAACGGAGTAAATTCGGCAAATGGCTTGACCGCGAGGGAATATCACAATTAGAGCTGGAAAGGCGGTCAAGACTAAGTCGCGGCACTATCTCGCGGTTGTGTAACGATGACTCGTATCGGCCTAAACACTCGACGATAGCAAAGATTAAAAAAGCGCTGAAACAACTCGGTAAAAACGTACCGGACGACTTTTTTAACGTGTGA
- a CDS encoding CopG family transcriptional regulator yields MREGRCYEQHDFQVLILSQFAQRRPSTEKEKWELQQEYLRLIREIPQMWEEFVRKNQNIYDRFGYLDIVVYDDLTYERKKLKQGRPKEENTLSHRVTVRLDDESYQLLKQYCQTKNITESAAIRELIQTLKWKI; encoded by the coding sequence ATGAGAGAAGGACGATGCTATGAACAACATGATTTTCAGGTATTGATCTTATCCCAGTTTGCCCAACGCCGACCGTCTACAGAAAAGGAAAAATGGGAGCTACAACAAGAATATTTGCGCCTGATTCGTGAGATTCCTCAAATGTGGGAAGAATTCGTGCGGAAAAATCAAAACATTTATGATCGCTTTGGATATTTAGATATCGTGGTATATGATGATTTAACGTATGAACGGAAAAAGCTAAAACAGGGACGCCCTAAAGAGGAAAATACGCTATCGCATCGTGTAACCGTCCGGTTGGATGATGAGAGTTATCAGTTGTTGAAACAATATTGTCAGACAAAAAATATTACCGAATCAGCAGCGATTCGGGAGTTAATCCAAACTCTGAAATGGAAAATATAG
- a CDS encoding helix-turn-helix domain-containing protein yields MMKDVIIDLLRSDGSIVVNKRLAKAIGLMEAVVYSEIVSLYKYWASRGELVDGEWFFCTDEKLSENTTIPERTVRRKVAELVKLGLIEKELKGLPAKIHYRITDKIFEVLGLWPTKDGQNGQPDKINVSSDKNAEKPHGYQVGQNGQPRMTNLANQEWPNWSPNNTNLNNTNLNNTNFNNTNHHHPLIEGFNQQQSNLIHEFFEKHAIDDDDLKNKLLEKLKGKRFKYMAYIEKTFETVKNMVEPNSSKEQTIGKQVRKELIPDWLNMNYSQPEDDEDFDVERARRELEERLKKYRDE; encoded by the coding sequence ATGATGAAAGACGTCATTATTGATTTATTACGTTCGGATGGCTCAATTGTAGTGAATAAACGCTTGGCCAAAGCCATTGGATTGATGGAAGCTGTCGTTTATAGCGAAATTGTTAGCCTGTATAAATATTGGGCTAGTCGAGGAGAACTGGTAGACGGTGAATGGTTTTTCTGTACAGATGAAAAACTCTCAGAAAATACAACAATTCCAGAAAGAACAGTAAGACGAAAAGTAGCCGAATTAGTCAAGCTGGGGCTTATCGAAAAAGAACTAAAAGGCTTGCCAGCTAAAATCCATTATCGTATAACCGATAAAATTTTTGAGGTTCTGGGGTTATGGCCGACCAAGGATGGCCAAAATGGCCAACCTGATAAAATCAATGTTTCTAGCGATAAAAATGCTGAAAAACCGCATGGTTATCAGGTTGGCCAAAATGGCCAACCAAGAATGACCAATTTGGCCAACCAAGAATGGCCAAATTGGTCACCTAATAATACTAATCTTAATAATACTAATCTTAATAATACTAATTTTAATAATACTAATCATCATCATCCCCTGATCGAAGGATTCAACCAGCAACAATCTAATCTGATTCATGAGTTTTTTGAGAAACATGCGATTGATGATGATGATCTGAAAAATAAACTATTGGAGAAACTAAAAGGAAAACGATTCAAATACATGGCCTACATAGAAAAGACATTTGAAACTGTGAAAAACATGGTGGAACCTAATTCTAGTAAAGAGCAAACCATTGGAAAACAGGTACGTAAAGAATTAATTCCAGATTGGTTGAACATGAACTACAGCCAACCGGAGGATGATGAGGATTTCGACGTTGAACGGGCACGACGGGAACTTGAGGAACGGTTGAAAAAATATAGAGATGAATAA
- a CDS encoding replication-relaxation family protein, protein MRLSQRDKAIIRDINRFRVMDRDSIAELHFAGLKRPVNSANSVLKRLVTNGHIRRSTKFGAPYLYLSKETSLREDSAKIGHYLAILDVYKDILRHGTLDVFQVEPKYGSKGNVEPDMFCIFRKHGITGRTPFFIEVQNTFYSQKVMTQKLKRYEELYRSGLIAQEPWQPTDRPPIFPIVLIISGQRYAIDDSYPFRVIQAQSFTQFMQSLKPAKPKEEQRPKPKTASQLKYSGEIKINLGVK, encoded by the coding sequence ATGCGCCTATCACAACGCGACAAGGCGATTATTCGCGACATTAATCGATTTCGTGTGATGGACCGCGACTCTATTGCCGAGCTTCATTTTGCAGGACTTAAACGACCTGTAAACAGCGCAAACTCTGTCCTAAAACGACTAGTGACCAATGGACATATTCGCCGATCAACGAAATTCGGGGCACCTTATTTGTATTTGAGCAAAGAAACCTCATTACGTGAGGACTCCGCAAAGATCGGTCATTACCTCGCGATCTTGGATGTTTACAAAGACATTCTTCGTCACGGAACACTTGACGTCTTTCAAGTCGAGCCGAAGTATGGAAGTAAGGGAAATGTTGAGCCAGACATGTTTTGCATATTCCGAAAGCACGGTATAACTGGCCGGACTCCGTTTTTTATCGAGGTACAAAATACGTTCTATTCGCAAAAAGTCATGACGCAAAAGCTAAAGCGATACGAGGAGCTTTACCGGAGTGGATTAATCGCGCAGGAACCGTGGCAGCCGACCGACCGTCCGCCCATTTTTCCGATCGTGCTAATTATATCGGGACAACGGTACGCTATTGACGATAGCTACCCGTTTCGGGTGATACAAGCGCAATCGTTCACGCAATTTATGCAGTCGTTGAAGCCAGCGAAGCCGAAGGAAGAACAACGACCGAAACCAAAGACAGCGTCCCAACTGAAATATAGTGGAGAGATCAAGATTAATTTAGGTGTTAAATAA